The genomic stretch GACACGGCGAGCCAGTCGCCGACGGTGTGGAAGTTATGTTTGGCTGCATGTAGAAAAATATCAGATGTCATTGCTTAATATTCGATCCGTGATCGATCTTCTTGGTAGGCACGCCAAGTTCATCTCTCGAAATGCTGCTTTGGCTACTGCATTGGAAGGAACTAGCTAAAATCCATATCCATAGCGTAATCAAAAATGTAGCCAAAAAGTTAATAATGATAATTTTTTTGGTGTCTTGGTGCTTAGCGCCATAAATGAATAATCTCTTTTCCAAGTAGTAGCTCATCGAAAACATGATAGCCACAACAGGAAGCGATAAGACGCTTTTGATTACAAAAGGTGAATATTCGGCAGGTCCTCTCATATATAAATGATGAAAGCCAGCCGTTAATAAAACTCCAGAGACTAGCGGTAAAAAGCCAGATGCCCATATGCGTCCTGACAGGCTTTTTTTAGTTAAATAACAGATAAGAAAAATCTTGAGTATAAAAATAAGAATATATGCGGGTGAAAAGGCAATCGCATAAAAATAAAGGTCTATCGCAAACTTTGATATGGTAGTGCCACCGCAGGCATATGCCTGCGATGGCAAAAATCCGAGAACCATAACAAGTGGTAAAGAAAAGCGCGTGAACACGCCGTCACACGTTCAACAACAAATTCTCCCGCTCCCATGACGAGATCACGGTGTTGTAGGCCTTGTATTCGGCTTCCTTGATCGCGACATAGGTTTTGACGAAGCGTTCGCCGAGCAGGTTGGAGAGCGGCTTGCAGGCCTTGAATTTTTTCAGCGCGTCGGTGAGCGAGCCCGGGAGCGTGTGGCCTTTTTTATAGGCGCTGCCCTTGATCTGTTCCGACGGCTCGATCTCCTCGATCATACCCAGCAAACCGCAGGCGAGCGTGGAGGCGATGGTGAGGTACGGGTTGCCATCGGCGCCCGGCAGGCGGTTTTCGATGCGGCGGTTTTCGGGCTTCGACACCGGAATGCGCAGGCCCGCGGTGCGGTTATCGACGCCCCATTCGACGTTGATCGGGCTGTCGGTTTCCTTGTGCCCGAAGCGGCGATACGAATTCACGTTCGGCGCGAAGAGCGGAATGGCGTAAGGCAGGTAACGCTGCAAACCGCCGACGTAATGGCGCAGCAGCGCGCTGTCGTTACCCGCATCGGTTGCGAAGATGTTCTTGCCGGTTTTCTTGCTGACGACCGACTGGTGGATGTGCATGGCCGAACCCGGTTCCGTCTGCATCGGCTGCGCCATAAAGGTCGCATACACGCCGTGACGGATCGCGACTTCGCGCGAGGTGCGCTTGAACAGGAACGCCTGATCCGCCAGTTCAACGGGGTCGCCGTGGTTGAAGTTAACCTCGATCTGCGCCGCGCCCGCTTCATGCGACAGCGTGTCGATGTCGATGTTCTGCTTTTCGCAGTAATCATAGACGTCTTCGAACACGGGGTCGAATTCGTTGACGGCATCGATGCCGTAGGCCTGACGGCCGATTTCCTGACGGCCCGTGCGGCCAACCGGCGGCTGTAGCGGAATGTCGGGATCGGTATTGACGGCGACGAGGTAGAATTCAAGCTCCGGCGCAACAACGGGCGTCCAGCCGCGTTTATCGTATTCTTTCACAATCATCTTCAGCAGCTGGCGGGACGACAGCGGCACGGGGGTGTCGTCGGAATAGAACGCGTCGCAGATGATCTGCGCGGTCGGTTCCTGATACCACGGCACGAAACGGACGGTCGCCTCGTCCGGCGTCAGGTAAACGTCGCCATAGGTCGGGCTGATATGCTCGTCCAGCTCGTCGGGGTAGTTGCCGGTGACCGTCTGGGCGAAGACCGATTCCGGCAGCGGCATGCCGCGTTCGCGCAGGATGCGCAGGAGTTTATCGGCGGGGATAATCTTGCCGCGCGCGATGCCGGCCATGTCGGGGACAAGGCATTCCACCTCGGTAATCTTGTGTTCCCGGATGAATTCTTCTAGCTTGTCCATGAAAG from Alphaproteobacteria bacterium encodes the following:
- a CDS encoding glutamine synthetase, with product MDKLEEFIREHKITEVECLVPDMAGIARGKIIPADKLLRILRERGMPLPESVFAQTVTGNYPDELDEHISPTYGDVYLTPDEATVRFVPWYQEPTAQIICDAFYSDDTPVPLSSRQLLKMIVKEYDKRGWTPVVAPELEFYLVAVNTDPDIPLQPPVGRTGRQEIGRQAYGIDAVNEFDPVFEDVYDYCEKQNIDIDTLSHEAGAAQIEVNFNHGDPVELADQAFLFKRTSREVAIRHGVYATFMAQPMQTEPGSAMHIHQSVVSKKTGKNIFATDAGNDSALLRHYVGGLQRYLPYAIPLFAPNVNSYRRFGHKETDSPINVEWGVDNRTAGLRIPVSKPENRRIENRLPGADGNPYLTIASTLACGLLGMIEEIEPSEQIKGSAYKKGHTLPGSLTDALKKFKACKPLSNLLGERFVKTYVAIKEAEYKAYNTVISSWERENLLLNV